In one window of Porites lutea chromosome 8, jaPorLute2.1, whole genome shotgun sequence DNA:
- the LOC140946637 gene encoding uncharacterized protein: MSANLGYRERERQRKRESRRQASKAQREKERERARQRRRNFTDEQRETEQERNRERRRNCTDQQREKEQERDRERRRNFTVEQREKERERARENRRWISDEQRRSQRETATRENRRGTNVEEREGGEATGEEESEEESEAIQVECGMHCSLQGEQHQSDSECHYQGERQGLVCVNVAGVNDIGNASPVSIGTVRNSGDIQVIADVAGDNDRRNVNPTNIGPAAVTNTEL, encoded by the exons ATGTCAGCAAATTTGGgttatagagaaagagaaagacagagaaaacgaGAAAGCAGGCGCCAGGCTAGcaaagctcaacgagaaaaagagcgagaAAGAGCTAGACAACGGAGGCGAAACTTCACTGACGAGCAACGTGAAACAGAGCAAGAAAGAAATAGAGAAAGAAGGCGAAACTGTACTGACCAGCAACGGGAAAAAGAGCAGGAAAGAGACAGAGAAAGGAGGAGGAATTTTACCGTGGAGCAACGGGAAAAAGAGCGGGAGAGAGCTAGAGAAAATAGACGCTGGATTAGCGACGAGCAGCGAAGAAGTCAGCGGGAAACAGCTACAAGAGAAAACAGGCGCGGCACAAACGTAGAAGAGCGGGAAGGAGGAGAAG CCACAGGagaagaagaaagtgaagaagAAAGTGAAGCCATCCAAGTTGAGTGTGGCATGCATTGCTCTCTTCAAGGCGAACAACACCAAAGTGATTCAG AATGTCATTACCAGGGTGAAAGGCAAGGTCTTGTTTGTGTTAACGTTGCTGGTGTAAATGACATTGGAAATGCAAGCCCTGTTTCAATTGGAACAGTGAGGAATTCAg GTGATATTCAAGTTATTGCTGATGTTGCTGGAGATAATGATAGGAGAAATGTGAACCCTACCAATATTGGACCTGCTGCAGTGACAAATACAG AACTGTAA